The genomic window TTCATCCTCAAGCCCATCAAACATCGATGGCTTAAAATCATGACCACCATTAAAGTCTAAGTCTTCAGATAACCGAGAACTGTTGTAGCAAAGGCGTAGTGAGGTACCGCCAATGAAGGTGAGTCTTTGTAGTGCCCCGTGTTCTGTCATGACATGCAAAATATCATGATGAAGTATCTCTTTTTCGATCACTTCAACAACGGGTGCTAACTCAGGGTTACGTTTTAGAATTTCGTCTATTTTTTGTTTTAGCATAGTAGAGAGCCCAGTTAGTGATTTATCATTTGTAGGTTTCGTTTACAGCTTTTTAAATCGGCTAATGCTCGATGAGGCATAGCTCGATACATTTTCACCTCTTCGTCGAAGAATAGGTCATTTTCAAGCTGTGATACTTTGTGCTTAGTATGTGTAAACTCAACCACTCCGTAGCGAGTTTTAAATGTCCCACTTCGCCCCCGAGTCATTAGAGTCAGGCGATCCATAATGATTTGAGATATCTCTCCAGTACGTGATAATTCACTCTCTAAACTTATATAATTTAGGTAGCCAGGCCTTAATTTACGGGCGACTTCATATATTGCAGTTCGGGGATTTGGAGGGG from Vibrio artabrorum includes these protein-coding regions:
- the abiEi gene encoding type IV toxin-antitoxin system AbiEi family antitoxin, with the translated sequence MAKVEKLISAMAESSKFGKGVFSKAELAYLLNVEQTPRFNKFLYDCVKKGTINRIANGLFESTITPPNPRTAIYEVARKLRPGYLNYISLESELSRTGEISQIIMDRLTLMTRGRSGTFKTRYGVVEFTHTKHKVSQLENDLFFDEEVKMYRAMPHRALADLKSCKRNLQMINH